Genomic window (Streptomyces sp. RerS4):
GCGGGTCACGATCGGTGAGACCGAGGCGAACGACCTCTTCCTGCACACGGCCGAGGCGTTCTTCAAGGAGATGTAGCCGAGGGGCTGTGGCCCTGGCCGGCGGGGTCCCGGGTCAGGCGAGCTCGACGCGTACGGGGTCCCCTTCGCGCACGGTCGCCAGCAGGCGGGGGTCGCCGTCGAACGAGCCCAGCACGTTGCACGGGCTCGCGAGGCGGCTTTCGCCTCCGCGCGAGATGGGAGTGGGGCCGTAGGGCAGCGCGAGTGCGTCGCCCTCGGTCCAGAAGGCGACCGTGCCGGGGTC
Coding sequences:
- a CDS encoding cyclophilin-like fold protein — translated: MQIRISWPAGQLTATLDDTPTAKALVEALPISASANTWGEEVYFDTGVSVAPEADARQVVDPGTVAFWTEGDALALPYGPTPISRGGESRLASPCNVLGSFDGDPRLLATVREGDPVRVELA